In the Candidatus Methanomethylicota archaeon genome, one interval contains:
- a CDS encoding DUF3887 domain-containing protein encodes MEDLAITFINLLKEEKFEDVVKLFNWEMAKALPPQKLETVWNQLISNVRELKEIVGTRIAEEGGYRAIYVTCEFAKTKLDIKVVFDGEAKIAGLWFLAKESDGVHGIYIAALIATVISMLLWGGLVYWLSGSKRVYFALMLMNLPLSAIVNLYIKKPMYETLTSLLKVPPILDITSPWWFLLLIHFLPPISEEAIKLSPLIAGRVRNIVNKSSALWMGMAFGMGFGIGEIWYLAWRISMMPEYAEYPFYYFGGFIGERIIAVFIHGVMTAIAVIRFMNGRGGLLVGYIWAVLFHAFANVGAMLYQIKVWDATIAMSYTIIVIIITMCLFEYLRKRELKYKKPKETVLFSRNSINEKS; translated from the coding sequence TTGGAAGATTTAGCCATAACTTTCATCAATCTACTTAAGGAAGAGAAATTTGAAGATGTGGTGAAATTGTTCAACTGGGAGATGGCTAAAGCCTTGCCTCCACAAAAACTTGAAACTGTATGGAATCAGTTGATCAGCAATGTTAGGGAATTGAAGGAGATAGTTGGGACAAGAATAGCTGAGGAGGGGGGATATAGAGCGATTTATGTCACTTGCGAATTTGCCAAAACAAAACTCGATATAAAAGTCGTTTTTGATGGTGAAGCGAAGATAGCTGGATTATGGTTTCTCGCTAAGGAAAGTGATGGGGTTCATGGAATCTACATTGCTGCCCTTATAGCAACCGTTATTTCAATGTTATTGTGGGGAGGATTAGTCTACTGGCTTTCAGGAAGTAAACGGGTATACTTCGCCTTAATGTTAATGAATCTCCCCCTCAGTGCAATCGTAAATCTCTACATCAAAAAACCAATGTATGAAACCCTCACATCCCTCCTAAAAGTTCCTCCCATATTGGATATAACTTCACCATGGTGGTTCCTCCTACTAATCCACTTCCTCCCACCCATTAGCGAGGAGGCAATAAAACTTTCACCCCTAATAGCAGGGAGAGTGAGAAATATTGTCAATAAATCATCTGCCCTCTGGATGGGGATGGCATTTGGCATGGGCTTCGGTATTGGGGAGATATGGTATTTGGCATGGAGGATTTCCATGATGCCAGAATACGCTGAATACCCTTTCTACTACTTCGGAGGTTTCATAGGCGAAAGGATAATAGCTGTATTCATTCATGGAGTCATGACGGCAATAGCGGTAATAAGATTCATGAATGGGAGAGGAGGGCTTCTAGTAGGCTATATTTGGGCAGTACTCTTCCATGCATTTGCAAATGTAGGTGCCATGCTCTACCAAATTAAAGTATGGGATGCAACTATCGCAATGTCCTACACGATAATCGTAATTATCATCACCATGTGCTTATTCGAATACCTACGTAAAAGAGAGCTAAAATATAAGAAACCTAAGGAAACAGTTTTATTCAGTAGAAATTCAATAAACGAGAAGTCATAA
- a CDS encoding AbrB/MazE/SpoVT family DNA-binding domain-containing protein, translating to MGVYVEFSRISRKFLVSIPANVRKALGLEVGDILMWDVEGDKVIVRVMKKSVKALRGKYDDPSLTYDSVEEKADELLMKEVKR from the coding sequence TTGGGGGTTTATGTGGAGTTTAGCAGAATAAGTAGGAAATTCTTGGTTAGTATCCCAGCAAATGTGAGGAAGGCTTTGGGTTTAGAGGTAGGTGATATTCTTATGTGGGATGTGGAGGGGGATAAGGTTATCGTTAGGGTCATGAAGAAATCCGTTAAAGCTTTGCGGGGAAAGTATGATGACCCCTCACTTACCTATGATTCTGTGGAGGAAAAGGCTGATGAGCTTTTAATGAAGGAAGTTAAAAGATAG
- a CDS encoding PH domain-containing protein — MKVYVARKSYGWLSLLLLTIFLLSIGFFTLHLYMIIGDTILLISSLLILSVTLFQIIVLANLPYMRYELNDEKLVIKCGFILKYVIPLSSIKRVVKRDLEISLWSSFRLPGLALFKVPYADVGVVKMCATSMSRGIILIETDRGLYGITPDNEEQFIADFHSRIRGKLL, encoded by the coding sequence TTGAAGGTTTACGTTGCTAGGAAATCTTATGGCTGGCTCTCCCTCCTCCTACTTACCATTTTCCTTCTATCCATAGGATTTTTCACTTTACACTTGTATATGATCATAGGGGACACTATACTCCTAATCTCCTCCCTCTTAATTCTTAGTGTGACGCTCTTTCAAATAATTGTCTTAGCTAATTTACCTTACATGAGATATGAGTTAAATGATGAGAAACTTGTAATTAAGTGTGGTTTTATACTCAAATATGTGATCCCCCTCTCCTCGATTAAGAGGGTTGTGAAGCGGGATTTAGAGATATCGCTTTGGTCGAGTTTCAGACTTCCTGGACTTGCCTTGTTTAAGGTTCCATATGCCGATGTGGGTGTAGTTAAAATGTGTGCTACTTCAATGTCGAGGGGCATAATTCTCATCGAAACTGATCGTGGATTGTATGGCATTACGCCTGACAATGAAGAGCAGTTCATAGCTGATTTCCATAGCCGTATAAGAGGGAAATTGTTATGA